In the genome of Sebastes umbrosus isolate fSebUmb1 chromosome 14, fSebUmb1.pri, whole genome shotgun sequence, one region contains:
- the zgc:86896 gene encoding actin-related protein 2/3 complex subunit 1A-A, with amino-acid sequence MSLYSLGLEPLSCHTWNKDRTQIAVSPNNNVVIIYKKKGADWVKIHELTEHSGRITGIDWAPESNRIVTCAADRNAYVWTLKDDVWKPTLVLVRINRAATCVKWSPLENKFALGSGARLISVCYFEKENDWWLSKHIKKAIRSTVLSLDWHPNNILLAAGSADLQCRIFSAYIKDIEDKPGPTAWGAKMPFGEVLLDHKECGGWVHSVSFSPSGDQLAWVAHNSSISVADATQGKEVTQLTTNRLPLLSVLYVSPTELVAAGHDCCPFQFTYKGPGALEFVKKLDIPKQTSKGTMSAMQHFQNLDKRATDDDDNELGTRHQNSITQLCVMSGEKDKVTNYSSVGLDGAMVIWEFKH; translated from the exons ATGTCGCTCTACAGTTTGGGCCTGGAGCCACTCTCCTGCCACACCTGGAACAAAGATAGGACCC AGATTGCAGTGAGTCCTAACAACAATGTGGTGATCATCTATAAGAAGAAAGGCGCCGACTGGGTCAAGATCCATGAGCTGACTGAGCACAGTGGACGAATCACAG GCATTGACTGGGCCCCAGAGTCCAACCGTATTGTAACATGTGCCGCTGACCGCAACGCCTACGTGTGGACTCTGAAGGATGACGTGTGGAAGCCCACCCTAGTCCTGGTGCGCATCAACCGCGCAGCCACGTGTGTGAAGTGGTCACCGCTGGAGAACAAGTTCGCCTTGGGCAGCGGAGCTCGACTCATCTCTGTTTGCTACTTTGAGAAGGAGAACGACTG GTGGCTGAGTAAGCACATCAAGAAGGCCATTCGCTCCACAGTCCTGAGTCTGGACTGGCATCCCAACAATATCCTACTGGCAGCTGGGTCTGCAGATCTCCAATGCAG GATTTTCTCAGCCTACATCAAGGACATCGAGGACAAGCCCGGACCCACCGCCTGGGGGGCCAAAATGCCTTTTGGGGAGGTGCTGCTGGACCATAAGGAGTGTGGAGGCTGGGTGCACAGTGTCTCCTTCTCCCCCAGTGGAGACCAGCTGGCCTGGGTGGCCCACAACAGCAGCATCAGTGTGGCTGATGCCACCCAGGGGAAGGA GGTAACCCAGCTGACCACCAACCGTCTGCCACTTCTGAGTGTGCTCTATGTCAGCCCCACTGAGCTTGTTGCTGCG GGTCATGACTGTTGCCCCTTCCAGTTCACCTATAAGGGTCCCGGCGCTCTGGAGTTTGTGAAGAAGCTGGACATCCCCAAGCAGACCTCCAAGGGCACCATGTCAGCCATGCAACACTTCCAGAACCTGGACAAGAGGGCCACTGACGACGATGACAACGAGCTGGGCACCCGTCACCAGAACAGCATCAC GCAACTGTGTGTTATGTCTGGGGAGAAAGACAAAGTGACCAATTACAGCAGTGTGGGTCTGGATGGAGCCATGGTGATCTGGGAATTTAAG CATTGA
- the prkar1aa gene encoding protein kinase, cAMP-dependent, regulatory, type I, alpha (tissue specific extinguisher 1) a isoform X1: protein MLIRCDQKQRELRVITYLCFVNVIRLKLNLWWWWWWLEVQGCIRGLWAVDTNEAVQSDWVKEVAVLLLKGVKESFIVKVSRRKWCSSAVKKKNNSQDVSSSSVRMSKMTSSGTSSEEERGIRECEQYVQKHSIQQLLKDCIIQLCTAQPDRPMAFLRDYFERLEKEEAQQMASQQKSCSRSDSREEEVSPPMNPVVRGRSRRGAISAEVYTEEDAASYVRKVIPKDYKSMASLSKAMEKNVLFAHLDDTERSDIFDAMFSVNYIAGETVILQGDEGDNFYVVDQGEMDVYVNNELVTSIGEGGSFGELALIYGTPRAASVRARTNVRLWGIDRDSYRRILMGSTLRKRKMYEEFLSKVSILESLDKWERLTVADALETVHFEDSQKIVVQGQPGDEFFIILEGTAAVLQRRSVDEEFVEVGRLGPSDYFGEIALLMNRPRAATVIACGPLKCVKLDRPRFERVLGPCSDILKRNIEQYNSFVSLSV from the exons aTGCTGATTAGATGTGATCAAAAACAAAGAGAGCTAAGGGTCATTACTTACCTTTGCTTTGTAAATGTGATCAGGTTGAAGTTGAatttgtggtggtggtggtggtggttagaGGTGCAGGGCTGTATTCGTGGACTCTGGGCAGTCGACACGAATGAAGCTGTGCAGTCTGACTGGGTGAAGGAAGTGGCTGTGTTATTACTGAAGGGAGTGAAAGAAAG ttttattgtgaaagtatcCAGGCGGAAGTGGTGTTCCTCTGCTgtcaagaagaagaacaacagtCAGGACGTCAGTTCATCTTCG GTTAGGATGTCAAAGATGACATCAAGCGGTACAAGCAGCGAGGAGGAGCGGGGCATCCGAGAGTGTGAGCAGTATGTCCAGAAACACAGCATCCAGCAGCTGCTCAAGGACTGCATCATCCAGCTGTGCACGGCCCAGCCTGACCGGCCCATGGCCTTTCTCAGGGACTACTTCGAAAGACTCGAAAAG GAGGAGGCCCAGCAGATGGCTTCGCAGCAGAAGTCTTGCTCGCGGTCAGACTCCCGTGAGGAAGAAGTTTCTCCACCCATGAACCCCGTGGTGAGGGGTCGGAGCCGGAGAGGAGCCATCAGTGCTGAGGTGTACACTGAGGAAGACGCTGCCTCCTATGTCAGAAAG GTCATCCCAAAAGACTACAAGAGCATGGCTTCCCTGTCCAAAGCCATGGAGAAGAACGTGCTGTTTGCCCACTTGGACGACACCGAGAGGAG TGACATTTTTGACGCGATGTTTTCCGTCAACTACATTGCCGGAGAAACAGTCATCCTACAAG GTGATGAGGGAGACAACTTCTACGTTGTTGACCAGGGAGAGATGGAT GTATATGTGAACAATGAACTGGTGACCAGCATCGGTGAGGGAGGCAGTTTTGGGGAGCTGGCTCTGATCTATGGGACCCCTCGTGCAGCTTCAGTCCGGGCCAGGACCAATGTCAGGCTGTGGGGCATCGACAGAGACAGCTATAGGAGAATATTGATG ggaaGCACTTTGAGAAAGCGCAAGATGTACGAGGAGTTCCTCAGCAAGGTGTCCATTTTAG AGTCTCTGGATAAGTGGGAGCGTCTGACGGTGGCCGATGCCTTGGAGACTGTGCACTTTGAGGACAGCCAGAAAATTGTGGTGCAGGGACAGCCTGGCGATGAGTTCTTCATCATCCTGGAG GGGACAGCAGCGGTGCTACAGAGGCGTTCAGTGGACGAGGAGTTTGTGGAGGTCGGCAGACTTGGACCCTCCGACTACTTCG GTGAGATCGCCCTGCTGATGAACCGGCCCCGCGCTGCCACCGTTATCGCATGCGGACCCCTCAAGTGTGTCAAACTGGACCGGCCGCGGTTCGAGCGAGTCCTGGGTCCCTGCTCTGACATCCTGAAGAGAAACATTGAGCAGTACAACAGCTttgtttccctctctgtctga
- the prkar1aa gene encoding protein kinase, cAMP-dependent, regulatory, type I, alpha (tissue specific extinguisher 1) a isoform X2: MSKMTSSGTSSEEERGIRECEQYVQKHSIQQLLKDCIIQLCTAQPDRPMAFLRDYFERLEKEEAQQMASQQKSCSRSDSREEEVSPPMNPVVRGRSRRGAISAEVYTEEDAASYVRKVIPKDYKSMASLSKAMEKNVLFAHLDDTERSDIFDAMFSVNYIAGETVILQGDEGDNFYVVDQGEMDVYVNNELVTSIGEGGSFGELALIYGTPRAASVRARTNVRLWGIDRDSYRRILMGSTLRKRKMYEEFLSKVSILESLDKWERLTVADALETVHFEDSQKIVVQGQPGDEFFIILEGTAAVLQRRSVDEEFVEVGRLGPSDYFGEIALLMNRPRAATVIACGPLKCVKLDRPRFERVLGPCSDILKRNIEQYNSFVSLSV, encoded by the exons ATGTCAAAGATGACATCAAGCGGTACAAGCAGCGAGGAGGAGCGGGGCATCCGAGAGTGTGAGCAGTATGTCCAGAAACACAGCATCCAGCAGCTGCTCAAGGACTGCATCATCCAGCTGTGCACGGCCCAGCCTGACCGGCCCATGGCCTTTCTCAGGGACTACTTCGAAAGACTCGAAAAG GAGGAGGCCCAGCAGATGGCTTCGCAGCAGAAGTCTTGCTCGCGGTCAGACTCCCGTGAGGAAGAAGTTTCTCCACCCATGAACCCCGTGGTGAGGGGTCGGAGCCGGAGAGGAGCCATCAGTGCTGAGGTGTACACTGAGGAAGACGCTGCCTCCTATGTCAGAAAG GTCATCCCAAAAGACTACAAGAGCATGGCTTCCCTGTCCAAAGCCATGGAGAAGAACGTGCTGTTTGCCCACTTGGACGACACCGAGAGGAG TGACATTTTTGACGCGATGTTTTCCGTCAACTACATTGCCGGAGAAACAGTCATCCTACAAG GTGATGAGGGAGACAACTTCTACGTTGTTGACCAGGGAGAGATGGAT GTATATGTGAACAATGAACTGGTGACCAGCATCGGTGAGGGAGGCAGTTTTGGGGAGCTGGCTCTGATCTATGGGACCCCTCGTGCAGCTTCAGTCCGGGCCAGGACCAATGTCAGGCTGTGGGGCATCGACAGAGACAGCTATAGGAGAATATTGATG ggaaGCACTTTGAGAAAGCGCAAGATGTACGAGGAGTTCCTCAGCAAGGTGTCCATTTTAG AGTCTCTGGATAAGTGGGAGCGTCTGACGGTGGCCGATGCCTTGGAGACTGTGCACTTTGAGGACAGCCAGAAAATTGTGGTGCAGGGACAGCCTGGCGATGAGTTCTTCATCATCCTGGAG GGGACAGCAGCGGTGCTACAGAGGCGTTCAGTGGACGAGGAGTTTGTGGAGGTCGGCAGACTTGGACCCTCCGACTACTTCG GTGAGATCGCCCTGCTGATGAACCGGCCCCGCGCTGCCACCGTTATCGCATGCGGACCCCTCAAGTGTGTCAAACTGGACCGGCCGCGGTTCGAGCGAGTCCTGGGTCCCTGCTCTGACATCCTGAAGAGAAACATTGAGCAGTACAACAGCTttgtttccctctctgtctga